GTGCTCGGTGGCACGGTAGCGGGCGTCGACGGCCGCGAAGGCCGACGGCGACACCGGCCTGCCCTCGAGGAAGTCGTCGACGGTGTCGTAGCTGACGCCCAGGACGTCCTCGTCGGCCTTGCCCGGGTCGAGTGACTCGAGGTCGGCGGTCGGCACCTTGTCGACCAGCCGCCCCGGCACGCCGAGCGCGGCGGCGACGGCTCGGACCCTGCGCTTGGTCAGGCCGGTGAGGGGCGTGACGTCGGCGGCACCGTCGCCGAACTTGGTGAAGAAGCCGGTCACCGCCTCGGCCGCGTGGTCGGTGCCGACCACGAGACCGCTGTACGCGCCCGCGATCGCGAACTGGGCGATCATGCGTTGGCGCGCCTTGATGTTGCCGTGCACGAAGTCCCTGTGGTGCTCGTCGCGGAAGTCGAGGCCGGCCTCCACGAGCGCCGCGAGCGCGGCGTCGGACGCCGCCCGCACGTCCACCGTGAGCACCTCGTCGGCACGGATGAAATCCAGGGCGACCCGCGCGTCGGCCTCGTCGTGCTGGGTGCCGTACGGCAGCCGTACGGCGTGGAACCTCGCCTCGCCGCCGTCCGCACGCACCCGTTCCGCGGCGAGCTGGCACAGCCGGCCCGTCGTCGTGGAGTCGACACCGCCACTGATGCCGAGGACGAGGCAGCGCAGGTTCCCGTCGGTGAGCCGGCGGGCCAGGAACCCGACCCGGCGCTCGATCTCGGCGTCCGCGTCGAACGTCTCGGTCACCCGCAGCTCGCGGGCGATGTCGCGCTGCCTGTCCAGCATGGCGGCGTCGGGCAGGCTCACCCGGTCCCCCCGTTCGGATCGACGATCGT
Above is a window of Streptosporangiales bacterium DNA encoding:
- the nadE gene encoding ammonia-dependent NAD(+) synthetase, whose protein sequence is MLDRQRDIARELRVTETFDADAEIERRVGFLARRLTDGNLRCLVLGISGGVDSTTTGRLCQLAAERVRADGGEARFHAVRLPYGTQHDEADARVALDFIRADEVLTVDVRAASDAALAALVEAGLDFRDEHHRDFVHGNIKARQRMIAQFAIAGAYSGLVVGTDHAAEAVTGFFTKFGDGAADVTPLTGLTKRRVRAVAAALGVPGRLVDKVPTADLESLDPGKADEDVLGVSYDTVDDFLEGRPVSPSAFAAVDARYRATEHKRQLPLAP